In Microcoleus sp. FACHB-831, the sequence GGCTTAATAGGCGCAATTTTGACACTACCGTGGTCTACCGGAATCGTCCGTCGCACAGGGCCAAGACCAGCAGCCTACTTTAACGTGTTGATGACGGTTTTGGCGTTCTTACACGGCACAGTTATCTTCAGATCTACCTTGCATCAGGAGCCTCAAGAGATAATAATCCACTGGCTAAAAGCAGCAGATTTAGATTTATCGTTTGCTCTAGACATCTCCAGCGTGAGTGTGGGGTCAATGGAGTTGGTAACGGGGCTAAGTCTGTTGGCGCAACTTTTCGCCTTGGGATATATGGAGAAAGACTGGGCTATAGCCCGCTTCTTTGCCATGATGGGATTTTTTGAAGCGGCAATGAGCGGTCTGGCTATCAGTAACTCATTATTTCTGACTTATGCCCTGCTAGAGATACTCACCCTTTCCACCTATTTGTTGGTCGGATTTTGGTATGCCCAACCTTTGGTGGTGACAGCGGCGAGAGACGCCTTTTTAACCAAGCGGGTGGGAGACGTGCTGCTGCTGATGGGTGTAGTCGCGCTGGCGACATTATCGGGCAGCTTAAACTTTCCAGACTTGTATGAATGGGCTGAGACTGCTCATTTGTCTCCGACGGCTGCAACGTTGTTGGGTTTGGCTTTGATTGCTGGCCCCACAGGTAAATGCGCTCAATTCCCCCTGCATCTTTGGCTAGATGAGGCTATGGAAGGGCCGAATCCGGCTTCGATATTGCGAAACTCGGTAGTGGTGGCTGGCGGTGCATATGTTTTGATTAAACTTCAGCCAATTTTAGTGCTTTCGCCCGTTGCTTCGACTGCATTAATAGTAATTGGAACGATGACAGCGGTTGGGGCTTCGTTGGTGGCGCTCGCCCAAATAGATATTAAGCGATCGCTTTCTCATTCCACCAGCGCATACTTGGGTTTGGTGTTTATCGCCGTAGGTATGCAATGGACGGGTTTCGCACTGCTGGTGCTGTTTACCCACGCGATCGCCAAAGCACTGTTATTTATGAGTATAGGCGCGGTCATTCTCACAACCAACAACCAAAACCTCACAGAGATGGGCGGTTTGTGGTCGCGGATGCCAGCAACTACCACCTCCTTTGTTGTAGGCGCGGCAGGATTAGTGGGACTGCTTCCTCTGGGGGGATTTTGGGCACTTCGTCAAGGCGTCAGCATCTTTTTGTATGAAAATCCCTGGCTGGTAGCAGTATTGCTATTGGTTAACTGCTTAAACGCTTTAAGTTTAACCCGCATCTTTCGTCTCGTATTTTTGGGTCAACCTCAGCCCAAGACTCGCCGCGCCCCAGAAGTTCCCTGGCCTATGGCCGTGCCGATGGTGAGTTTGACCATACTAACTCTGTTAGTACCCTTCATGCTACAGAGCGTGTCAGTTCTGCCTGACTGGGATTACATCAATCCACTAGCGGTAGCGCTGTTAATTTCATCGGGATTGCTCGGCACTCTTATGGGAGCAGCCATTTATCTTAATAGAAACTGGTCAAGACCTCTGCAAATTTCTTTAAGATTCTTGCAAGACTTGTTGGCTTACGACTTTTACGTTGAAAAGCTTTACCGCGTCACCGTCGTTTTTGCAGTTGACGTAATTTCCAAACTTAGCAATTGGATTGACCGCTACGTGGTGGATGGGTTTGTTAACTTAGTTGGATTTGCGACAATTTTCAGCGGTCAGGGCTTGAAGTACAGCGCATCAGGTCAATTGCAGTCTTATGTACTGACTATCCTGCTGGGAGTAAGCGTTTTAGGGTTGCTAATGCTCTGGCCATTGTTACAGGTTTTGAGTTGGGAATTCAAAATTTTGAATTGATAAATACAACTCAAAAACCATCCTTTTTTAACCTTGAAGCTAAAAACTCAAAACTATATCTATGCTCAGCGTTTTGATTTGGGTGCCGATATTAGGTGCCGCTATAGTGGGGTTTTCTCCCGGAAACATAACGCCCAAGGGTGCGCGTAATCTAACCTTGGCGATCGCGATCGCGCTGTTTATCTGGTGTGTACTTCTAGGCATCCAGTTCCAAACAGGCGATAGTAAACTGCAATTTTCTGAGTTCATTCCCTGGATTGACACTTTAGGCTTGACCTATCACCTTGGCGTTGACGGTCTATCTTTGCCTTTAATTGTTGTAAATGGTCTTTTGACTTGCATAGCTGTCTACAGCACAGATGAAACTATCCACCGACCCAGGTTTTATTACTCTTTACTGTTACTGCTGAATGCTGGAGTTGCAGGTGCTTTCCTCGCGCAGGATTTGCTGCTGTTTTTCCTATTTTATGAGTTGGAACTGATTCCCCTATATCTGTTGATTGCTATTTGGGGTGGCTCTAAGCGCGGATATGCAGCAACAAAGTTTCTCATATATACGGCTGTTTCTGGAATTTTAATTGTCGCATCTTTCTTTGGTCTAGTTTTGCTTAGTGGCGCTGGCTCCTTTGCTTACGAACCTTTGCGCGGTCACACCATACCGCTAGCAACGCAATTTGTGCTGCTGGGAGCGCTTTTGGTGGGATTTGGTATTAAAATTCCCCTATTTCCGTTTCATACTTGGTTGCCAGATGCTCACGTTGAGGCTTCGACACCAATTTCAGTGTTGTTGGCAGGCGTGTTGTTGAAGTTGGGGACTTATGGACTGTTGCGGTTTGGTTTGGGGTTGTTTCCAGAAGCGTGGGCGGTACTAAGTCCTTGGCTGGCTACTTGGGCTGTTGCGAGCGTACTTTACGGTGCATCGTGCGCGATCGCTCAAAAAGATATGAAAAAAATGGTGGCCTATAGTTCGATTGCACACATGGGCTATATTCTTTTAGCCGCCGCCGCAGCAACGCCTCTTAGCTTGCTCGGAGCTGTATGCCAAATGATCAGCCATGGGTTAATCTCCGCAATGCTGTTTTTGCTAGTAGGCGTTGTTTACAAAAAAGCTGGCACAAGAGATTTAGATGCCCTTCAAGGTCTGCTCAACCCGGAACGGGGTATGCCTGTGGTTGGTAGCTTGATGATATTGGGGGTAATGGCTAGCGCTGGCATTCCCGGTATGGTGGGTTTTATTTCCGAATTTATGGTTTTTCGAGGCAGTTTTGCAGTTTTTCCAATTCAAACTCTGCTAAGCATGGTGGGTACGGGATTAACGGCAGTTTACTTCTTGCTGATGGTTAATCGTGCGTTTTTTGGACGCCTTTCCAAACAAGTTGAAAACTTGCCAAAAGTGGAGTGGAGCGATCGCTGGCCCGCTATGATATTAGCCATCCTCATCGTTATTCTGGGAGTGCAGCCCAGTTGGATGGTGCGCTGGAGCGAGACTTCAATGACGGCTATGATTACAAATCAACCCGCGATCGCTCAAGTCTCTTCTGCCAATAAGTAATCAATCACCAAACCCCGTTTTCTCTTTTGAAACGGGGTTTTATAAACTCGGTTATATCACTACAAGATTCAAAAAATATAAGGAGTATCTGCAATGTTAACCAGCACATTCAAATCTTCCAAACACCCATTAGCCATGTTTATTGACAGGCTGAAAGCTGGGGGTGCGCTGCTACCTGATTCGCCAGAAAATGTAGTAGAAGTTGTAGGGATTCTGAAAAGTTACGGCGTGGTTCTGGATGCTTACTACAATAATCTTCTTTATATTGCTGAACATCAATTTTTAGTGCTTTTTCCCTTCTTTAAGTATTTCAATGGCGAAATAACAATAGAGAAATTGTTGCGCCACTGGTGGCATGACAGAATTAATTTCGAGTATGCCGAATACTGCATGAAAACGATGATGTGGCACGGCGGTGGCGGGTTGGATGCTTATTTAGATTCTGAGGAATTTAAAGAGCGATCGCAGGCGGCCATACAAGCAAAAATTAAACATAATTGGCCTATGAGAGGGCTAAGCAGCCTGTTTCCAGATTTTTTGCAAGAACAGGTGCGGCAGCAGTGTTATTACAGTGCCCTGGGCCAATTCTGGGGCGTAATGGCTCCTATGTTCCTCACATTATCTGACCGCTACGATCGAGGGGAAATTAAGTCTATCTCCGATGTAGTAGATCATATCCGCATAGGTTTAGTAGAAGCAGCAACTAAGCCGATTACTTATGCTGTGAACATTGGGGGTACTGTGTATGAAATAATTCCTGAATCGGCAGGTTTAACGTTCTTGGCGGATACAGCAATACCTTATGTAGAGGCAGTTTTCTTCCGGGGAACGCCATTTCCTGGTACGGTTTCGTTCAACGCGCAGGCAGATCAAGTTCCCAGAGACCAAAGTAGATTTGAATATGGGGCGTTGTATGCCGATCCTTTGCCGATTGGAGGTGCTGGAATTCCACCGACTCAACTCATGCAGGATATGCGCCATTTTCTACCAGATTATCTGCACGATATATATCGCCGTACCTTCCGGGAAGAAGATGATTTACGGGTGCAGATTTGCCAGAGTTTTCAAAAATCCATGTACTGCGTTACTACTGCTGCGATACAAGGGTTGGCACCGTATCCTTTAAACACTACAGATCCGCAGCAAGCAAAAGCCGTTCGCATTTATTTGGAAAAATGGATGGATCGCTTTTTACAATCGCAATTGCTGGTAGTTCAAGGTGATTATATGGTTTTACCTCTTACTTGCGAAGTGCAAAAGGTATAGCTTAGCAGATTGTAATTAGAGAAAGAGCGATCGCACTTTCTTGAATGAGGAGAGGCGGTGCGATCGCTCTTTTTCAGATGCCAAACAAAGTTTGAATTCGGTTGCGTATCCATACTAAAGGAGTCTGTTCTAAAGCTGCTTCTGTTAGCAATCCCAAATCTCGCAAAACTTGTTGGCGTTCCGATAATTTTTGGGCAATATGATCTGCTAACTCCTGATGG encodes:
- a CDS encoding CO2 hydration protein, which produces MLTSTFKSSKHPLAMFIDRLKAGGALLPDSPENVVEVVGILKSYGVVLDAYYNNLLYIAEHQFLVLFPFFKYFNGEITIEKLLRHWWHDRINFEYAEYCMKTMMWHGGGGLDAYLDSEEFKERSQAAIQAKIKHNWPMRGLSSLFPDFLQEQVRQQCYYSALGQFWGVMAPMFLTLSDRYDRGEIKSISDVVDHIRIGLVEAATKPITYAVNIGGTVYEIIPESAGLTFLADTAIPYVEAVFFRGTPFPGTVSFNAQADQVPRDQSRFEYGALYADPLPIGGAGIPPTQLMQDMRHFLPDYLHDIYRRTFREEDDLRVQICQSFQKSMYCVTTAAIQGLAPYPLNTTDPQQAKAVRIYLEKWMDRFLQSQLLVVQGDYMVLPLTCEVQKV
- a CDS encoding NADH-quinone oxidoreductase subunit M produces the protein MLSVLIWVPILGAAIVGFSPGNITPKGARNLTLAIAIALFIWCVLLGIQFQTGDSKLQFSEFIPWIDTLGLTYHLGVDGLSLPLIVVNGLLTCIAVYSTDETIHRPRFYYSLLLLLNAGVAGAFLAQDLLLFFLFYELELIPLYLLIAIWGGSKRGYAATKFLIYTAVSGILIVASFFGLVLLSGAGSFAYEPLRGHTIPLATQFVLLGALLVGFGIKIPLFPFHTWLPDAHVEASTPISVLLAGVLLKLGTYGLLRFGLGLFPEAWAVLSPWLATWAVASVLYGASCAIAQKDMKKMVAYSSIAHMGYILLAAAAATPLSLLGAVCQMISHGLISAMLFLLVGVVYKKAGTRDLDALQGLLNPERGMPVVGSLMILGVMASAGIPGMVGFISEFMVFRGSFAVFPIQTLLSMVGTGLTAVYFLLMVNRAFFGRLSKQVENLPKVEWSDRWPAMILAILIVILGVQPSWMVRWSETSMTAMITNQPAIAQVSSANK
- a CDS encoding NAD(P)H-quinone oxidoreductase subunit F; the encoded protein is MTQFLTQTSWCVPLYGLIGAILTLPWSTGIVRRTGPRPAAYFNVLMTVLAFLHGTVIFRSTLHQEPQEIIIHWLKAADLDLSFALDISSVSVGSMELVTGLSLLAQLFALGYMEKDWAIARFFAMMGFFEAAMSGLAISNSLFLTYALLEILTLSTYLLVGFWYAQPLVVTAARDAFLTKRVGDVLLLMGVVALATLSGSLNFPDLYEWAETAHLSPTAATLLGLALIAGPTGKCAQFPLHLWLDEAMEGPNPASILRNSVVVAGGAYVLIKLQPILVLSPVASTALIVIGTMTAVGASLVALAQIDIKRSLSHSTSAYLGLVFIAVGMQWTGFALLVLFTHAIAKALLFMSIGAVILTTNNQNLTEMGGLWSRMPATTTSFVVGAAGLVGLLPLGGFWALRQGVSIFLYENPWLVAVLLLVNCLNALSLTRIFRLVFLGQPQPKTRRAPEVPWPMAVPMVSLTILTLLVPFMLQSVSVLPDWDYINPLAVALLISSGLLGTLMGAAIYLNRNWSRPLQISLRFLQDLLAYDFYVEKLYRVTVVFAVDVISKLSNWIDRYVVDGFVNLVGFATIFSGQGLKYSASGQLQSYVLTILLGVSVLGLLMLWPLLQVLSWEFKILN